In Glycine max cultivar Williams 82 chromosome 7, Glycine_max_v4.0, whole genome shotgun sequence, a single window of DNA contains:
- the LOC100799440 gene encoding serine/threonine-protein phosphatase 2A 65 kDa regulatory subunit A beta isoform — protein sequence MAMVDQPLYPIAVLIDELKNEDIQLRLNSIRRLSTIARALGEDRTRKELIPFLSENNDDDDEVLLAMAEELGVFIPYVGGVDHANVLLPPLETLCTVEETCVRDKSVESLCRIGAQMREQDLVEHFIPLVKRLAAGEWFTARVSSCGLFHIAYPSAPESVKTELRAIYGQLCQDDMPMVRRSAATNLGKFAATVEAPHLKSDIMSVFEDLTQDDQDSVRLLAVEGCAALGKLLEPQDCVAHILPVIVNFSQDKSWRVRYMVANQLYELCEAVGPDPTRSELVPAYVRLLRDNEAEVRIAAAGKVTKFSRILNPDLAIQHILPCVKELSTDSSQHVRSALASVIMGMAPVLGKDATIEQLLPIFLSLLKDEFPDVRLNIISKLDQVNQVIGIDLLSQSLLPAIVELAEDRHWRVRLAIIEYIPLLASQLGVGFFDDKLGALCMQWLKDKVYSIRDAAANNIKRLAEEFGPDWAMQHIIPQVLDMVTDPHYLYRMTILQAISLLAPVLGSEITSSKLLPLVINASKDRVPNIKFNVAKVLQSLIPIVDQSVVESTIRPCLVELSEDPDVDVRFFASQALQSSDQVKMSS from the exons ATGGCGATGGTGGACCAGCCTCTGTATCCGATTGCCGTTTTGATCGACGAGTTGAAGAACGAGGACATTCAGCTGCGCCTGAACTCGATCCGGAGGCTCTCCACGATCGCGCGCGCGCTCGGCGAGGACCGCACGCGGAAGGAGCTGATTCCGTTCCTCAGCGAGAACAACGACGATGACGACGAAGTGCTTCTCGCAATGGCCGAGGAATTAGGCGTCTTCATTCCCTACGTCGGAGGCGTCGACCACGCCAACGTGCTTCTTCCTCCCTTGGAGACTCTCTGCACCGTTGAGGAAACCTGCGTCAGAGACAAATCGGTGGAGTCGCTGTGCAGAATTGGAGCACAGATGAGGGAGCAAGACTTGGTTGAGCACTTCATTCCTTTAGTTAAG AGGCTGGCTGCTGGTGAGTGGTTCACGGCACGGGTTTCGTCGTGCGGTTTGTTCCATATTGCTTACCCCAGTGCACCAGAGTCGGTGAAGACTGAACTGAGAGCCATATATGGTCAGCTGTGTCAAGATGATATGCCCATGGTTAGGAGATCCGCTGCCACAAACCTGGGAAAGTTTGCCGCAACTGTTGAAGCTCCTCACTTGAAATCTGACATCATGTCTGTGTTTGAGGATCTCACACAGGATG ATCAAGATTCTGTTCGGCTACTTGCTGTTGAGGGTTGTGCAGCTCTGGGAAAATTGTTGGAACCTCAAGATTGTGTGGCACATATTCTTCCTGTCATAGTCAATTTTTCTCAG GATAAGTCATGGCGTGTTCGTTACATGGTTGCTAATCAACTATATGAGCTATGTGAAGCTGTTGGTCCTGACCCCACCAG GTCAGAATTGGTCCCTGCATATGTTCGTCTGCTGCGTGATAATGAGGCTGAAGTACGTATTGCTGCTGCTGGGAAAGTAACTAAGTTTTCCCGCATTTTAAATCCTGACCTTGCCATTCAGCATATTCTACCATGTGTGAAG GAGTTATCAACAGATTCATCTCAACATGTTCGCTCTGCACTGGCTTCTGTTATAATGGGTATGGCACCGGTGTTAGGGAAG GATGCTACAATTGAGCAACTTCTGCctattttcctttctcttttgaaaGACGAGTTTCCTGATGTCAGGCTAAATATTATCAGCAAGCTTGATCAAGTGAACCAG GTTATTGGTATTGATTTGTTATCTCAGTCTCTGTTGCCAGCCATAGTAGAATTAGCTGAGGATCGGCACTGGAGAGTTCGACTTGCAATCATAGAATACATACCCTTATTGGCAAGCCAGTTGGGTGTTGGTTTTTTTGATGATAAGCTTGGAGCTCTTTGCATGCAATGGCTAAAGGACAAG GTATACTCAATCCGTGATGCAGCCGCTAATAACATCAAACGCTTGGCAGAAGAATTTGGACCGGATTGGGCAATGCAGCACATTATTCCCCAG GTTTTGGACATGGTTACTGATCCACATTATCTGTATCGGATGACAATCTTACAAGCAATTTCTCTACTAGCTCCTGTTCTGGGCTCGGAGATTACTTCTTCAAAACTGCTCCCTCTGGTCATTAATGCATCAAAGGATAG GGTACCCAATATCAAATTCAATGTAGCTAAAGTGTTGCAGTCTCTCATCCCAATTGTTGATCAGTCT GTTGTTGAGAGTACCATCCGTCCCTGTCTGGTTGAGCTCAGTGAGGATCCAGATGTTGATGTTAGGTTTTTCGCCTCACAAGCACTACAATCTAGTGATCAAGTCAAGATGTCTAGCTAG
- the LOC100783933 gene encoding aspartyl protease APCB1, whose product MEDDQSTQIKGVVIISLPPPDNPSLGKTITAFAFSNNPSPPPQLFIQPHQHQSQQTHPNAQHNTDPPLQSYPSNPQLSFSFRRLFHSTPVKLFSFFGTLLFALFLYGSVSSTTTVDLRGRKNDGDDDKATSFLFPLFPKFGVLGQKDLKLQLGKLVQKEKFLTQRDVGDGSGVVAVDSSSVFPVSGNVYPDGLYFTILRVGNPPKSYFLDVDTGSDLTWMQCDAPCRSCGKGAHVQYKPTRSNVVSSVDSLCLDVQKNQKNGHHDESLLQCDYEIQYADHSSSLGVLVRDELHLVTTNGSKTKLNVVFGCGYDQEGLILNTLAKTDGIMGLSRAKVSLPYQLASKGLIKNVVGHCLSNDGAGGGYMFLGDDFVPYWGMNWVPMAYTLTTDLYQTEILGINYGNRQLKFDGQSKVGKVFFDSGSSYTYFPKEAYLDLVASLNEVSGLGLVQDDSDTTLPICWQANFQIRSIKDVKDYFKTLTLRFGSKWWILSTLFQIPPEGYLIISNKGHVCLGILDGSKVNDGSSIILGDISLRGYSVVYDNVKQKIGWKRADCGMPSSRLRKKNNFIPDSML is encoded by the exons ATGGAAGATGATCAATCTACTCAGATCAAAGGTGTTGTTATAATCTCCCTTCCACCACCAGATAACCCTTCTTTGGGCAAAACCATCACTGCTTTTGCTTTCTCTAATAACCCTTCTCCTCCCCCTCAACTTTTTATTCAACCCCATCAACACCAAAGTCAACAAACACACCCCAATGCTCAACATAACACTGATCCTCCACTTCAGTCCTACCCATCTAATCCTCAGCTTAGTTTTTCATTCAGAAGACTCTTCCACAGCACCCCAGTGAAGCTTTTCTCATTCTTTGGTACTCTTCTCTTTGCTCTCTTTCTCTATGGTTCTGTTTCTTCAACCACCACTGTGGACCTACGTGGCCGCAAGAATGATGGTGATGATGACAAAGCCACTTCATTTTTGTTCCCTTTGTTTCCGAAATTTGGTGTTTTGGGGCAGAAGGATTTGAAGCTCCAACTGGGGAAGCTTGTTCAAAAAGAGAAGTTTTTGACGCAAAGAGATGTTGGTGATGGTTCTGGGGTTGTGGCCGTTGACTCTTCATCCGTTTTTCCAGTCAGTGGAAATGTTTATCCAGATGG GTTGTATTTCACTATTTTACGTGTTGGAAATCCTCCAAAAAGTTATTTTCTTGATGTGGACACAGGGAGTGATTTAACTTGGATGCAGTGTGATGCTCCATGCAGAAGCTGTGGGAAg GGAGCACATGTTCAATACAAGCCAACAAGATCCAATGTAGTATCATCTGTGGACTCTCTCTGTTTGGATGTTCAGAAAAATCAGAAGAATGGACATCATGATGAAAGTTTGCTACAGTGCGACTATGAAATTCAATATGCAGATCATAGTTCTTCCTTGGGGGTTCTTGTTAGAGATGAGCTTCATCTTGTAACTACTAATGGATCCAAAACCAAGCTAAATGTTGTTTTTGG gtgtggatatgatCAAGAAGGCTTAATTTTGAACACATTGGCTAAAACAGACGGAATCATGGGATTGAGTAGGGCAAAAGTCAGCCTACCCTACCAGTTAGCTAGTAAAGGGCTTATTAAGAATGTGGTTGGTCATTGCCTTAGCAATGATGGAGCTGGCGGTGGATACATGTTCTTAGGTGATGATTTTGTGCCATATTGGGGTATGAATTGGGTACCCATGGCCTATACCCTTACTAC GGATTTATACCAAACTGAGATTCTTGGAATCAATTATGGAAATCGTCAACTCAAATTTGATGGCCAAAGCAAAGTAGGAAAAGTGTTTTTTGATAGTGGCAGTTCTTATACATATTTCCCAAAAGAGGCATACTTGGATCTTGTTGCTTCT CTTAATGAAGTTTCTGGGTTAGGACTTGTTCAAGATGATTCAGATACTACTTTACCCATTTGCTGGCAAGCAAATTTCCAAATCAG ATCTATCAAAGATGTCAAGGATTACTTCAAGACCTTAACTCTTCGGTTCGGAAGCAAGTGGTGGATTTTGTCCACATTGTTTCAGATACCTCCAGAGGGTTACTTGATCATTAGT AACAAAGGCCATGTGTGCTTGGGAATCCTTGATGGTAGTAAAGTAAATGACGGATCCTCAATTATACTTGGAG ACATTTCATTGAGAGGATATTCGGTTGTGTACGATAATGTGAAGCAAAAAATTGGTTGGAAGCGAGCAGACTGTGGCATGCCAAGCAGtagattaagaaagaaaaataatttcatcccAGATAGTATGCTATAA
- the LOC102659364 gene encoding lysine-specific histone demethylase 1 homolog 1 yields MAEPPSPPPPPPPQSVSPENDVAMSPHNLDLQNSSEDPDSSFPTQTTPEPAVPDSPDSTTTRPDPNPPPRKRRRRKKFFTELTTGTSTRRNDVAKDCDVEALIAISVGFPVDSLTEEEIEANVVSTVGGSEQSNYIVVRNHILARWRSNVSVWLTHDQALRSIRSEHKGLVETAYRFLLEHGYINFGLAHEIKTLKQKPFDGSYRGTVIVIGAGFAGLVAARQLVFMGFKVVILEGRTRPGGRVKTKKMSGDGVEAAADFGGSVLTGINGNPLGVLARQLGLPLHKVRDICPLYLPDGRSVDSEVDSRVEVSFNKLLERVCKLRQAMIEEVKSVDVPLGTALEAFRRVYKVAEDKEERMLLNWHLANLEYANATLMSNLSMAYWDQDDPYEMGGDHCFIPGGNEKFVRALAEDLPIFYGRTVECVKYGSDGVLVCAAGQEFRGDVALCTVPLGVLKKGDIEFVPELPQRKKDAIHRLGFGLLNKVAILFPYNFWGGDIDTFGHLTEDLSMRGEFFLFYSYSSVSGGPLLVALVAGEAAIRFEMMSPVESVKRVLDILKDIFNPKGIVVPDPVQAVCTRWGKDHFAYGSYSYVAVGSSGDDYDILAESVGDGRVFFAGEATSKQYPATMHGAFLSGMREAANILRVAKRRSSMTIDTTKSVNQENDDLNKLFVKPDLTFGSFSALFDLNLNDHDSSSLLRVKIGGVVLDSGSLYLYAWLSKKRVIELSQVEGDENRMRMLNRNFGVSLVGRKGLSSAAESLIANIKLSRPNFNETENGLMAEKENS; encoded by the coding sequence ATGGCAGAACCCccgtcaccaccaccaccaccaccaccgcaATCCGTTTCACCGGAAAACGACGTCGCAATGTCCCCCCATAACCTCGACCTCCAAAACTCCTCCGAAGACCCAGACTCCTCCTTCCCCACCCAAACGACACCCGAGCCCGCCGTTCCAGACTCCCCGGACTCCACCACGACCCGACCCGACCCGAATCCACCTCCGCGGAAACGACGCCGTCGAAAGAAGTTCTTCACGGAACTCACCACCGGGACCTCTACGCGCCGAAACGACGTCGCCAAGGACTGCGACGTGGAAGCCCTAATCGCGATCTCGGTAGGGTTCCCCGTGGACTCTTTAACGGAAGAAGAGATCGAAGCAAACGTGGTTTCCACCGTCGGAGGCTCCGAACAATCCAACTACATCGTCGTCCGAAACCACATATTGGCGCGTTGGCGGTCCAACGTTTCGGTCTGGTTAACCCATGACCAGGCCCTCCGGTCGATCCGGTCCGAACACAAGGGTTTGGTCGAAACCGCTTACCGGTTCCTGCTGGAGCACGGTTACATAAACTTCGGCCTCGCGCATGAGATCAAAACCCTAAAGCAGAAACCTTTCGATGGGTCCTACCGAGGAACGGTGATTGTGATCGGTGCCGGGTTCGCGGGTTTGGTTGCGGCGAGACAATTGGTGTTTATGGGGTTTAAAGTTGTGATTTTGGAAGGTAGGACCCGACCCGGTGGGAGGGTTAAGACTAAGAAGATGAGTGGTGATGGGGTTGAGGCTGCAGCGGATTTCGGTGGGAGTGTCCTCACTGGAATAAATGGGAACCCTCTTGGGGTTCTTGCTAGGCAATTGGGTTTGCCTTTGCATAAGGTGAGGGATATTTGCCCTCTCTATTTGCCTGATGGGAGGAGTGTTGACTCTGAGGTTGACTCTAGGGTTGAGGTTTCGTTTAACAAGTTGTTGGAGAGGGTTTGTAAGCTGAGACAGGCGATGATCGAGGAGGTGAAGTCGGTGGACGTGCCGTTGGGGACAGCATTGGAGGCATTCCGAAGGGTTTATAAGGTGGCTGAGGATAAGGAGGAGAGGATGTTGCTGAATTGGCACCTTGCGAATTTGGAGTATGCGAATGCAACTCTCATGTCGAATTTGTCGATGGCGTATTGGGATCAGGATGATCCCTATGAGATGGGTGGTGATCATTGCTTCATTCCTGGGGGGAATGAGAAATTTGTTCGTGCATTGGCGGAGGATTTGCCGATTTTCTATGGGAGGACTGTAGAGTGTGTGAAGTATGGGAGTGATGGGGTGCTGGTTTGTGCTGCTGGGCAGGAGTTTAGGGGGGACGTGGCGCTTTGTACCGTGCCATTGGGGGTGCTAAAGAAGGGGGATATTGAGTTTGTGCCTGAGCTTCCTCAGAGGAAGAAGGATGCTATTCATAGGTTGGGGTTTGGGTTGTTGAACAAGGTTGCAATATTGTTTCCTTATAATTTCTGGGGTGGGGACATTGACACGTTTGGTCATTTGACTGAGGATTTGAGTATGAGAGGGGAGTTTTTTCTGTTCTATAGCTACTCCTCGGTGTCTGGGGGCCCGCTTCTGGTTGCGCTTGTTGCTGGGGAGGCTGCGATTAGGTTTGAAATGATGTCGCCGGTGGAGTCTGTGAAGAGGGTGTTGGACATTCTGAAGGATATTTTTAATCCAAAGGGGATTGTTGTTCCGGATCCAGTTCAGGCGGTTTGTACTCGGTGGGGGAAGGATCACTTTGCATATGGATCTTACTCTTATGTTGCGGTTGGATCTTCAGGAGATGATTACGATATTCTTGCAGAGAGTGTTGGAGATGGGAGAGTGTTCTTCGCTGGAGAGGCAACTAGCAAACAGTATCCTGCGACTATGCACGGCGCGTTCCTCAGCGGAATGAGAGAGGCTGCAAACATTTTGAGAGTGGCAAAGAGGAGGTCTTCGATGACTATTGATACAACAAAAAGTGTCAACCAGGAGAATGATGATTTGAACAAATTATTTGTGAAACCTGATCTGACATTTGGGAGCTTCTCTGCCTTGTTTGATCTAAATTTGAATGATCATGATTCCAGTTCATTACTGAGGGTTAAAATTGGAGGAGTTGTGTTGGACTCTGGCAGTCTTTATCTTTATGCCTGGCTTTCAAAGAAGCGGGTCATTGAGTTGAGTCAGGTGGAGGGAGATGAGAACAGGATGAGAATGTTAAACCGCAATTTTGGGGTGAGTTTGGTTGGGAGGAAGGGTTTAAGTAGTGCTGCTGAATCTCTTATTGCTAACATAAAACTTTCTAGACCCAACTTTAATGAAACGGAAAATGGCCTTATGGCTGAGAAGGAAAATTCTTAG